A region of Allocoleopsis franciscana PCC 7113 DNA encodes the following proteins:
- a CDS encoding squalene/phytoene synthase family protein, whose product MALREDALEVLEETSRTFYIPISYLPLRLQEAVTSAYLCMRAIDEIEDHPSIDNSSKAKLLRMISLKLQAAVDGFAIHDFSDGFSLHQEILPEVSIRIGEWSSLAPVDIAPRIWDATAAMADRMAYWADNNWTIQTESDLNRYTFSVAGAVGLLLSDLWTWYDGTQTNRMQAVGFGRGLQAVNILRNHTDDLARGVDFYPEGWSKDAMQAYARRNLALADAYTNALPEGPALTFCQIPLLLAHGTLDALSNGKEKLSRSDVLALIEQVGKHETVIG is encoded by the coding sequence ATGGCTCTACGTGAAGATGCCTTAGAAGTTTTAGAAGAAACTAGCCGGACTTTTTACATCCCAATTAGTTATTTACCCTTGAGGCTGCAAGAAGCCGTTACATCCGCTTACTTATGTATGCGTGCCATTGATGAAATCGAAGATCATCCAAGCATCGATAATTCCTCTAAGGCAAAACTGTTGCGAATGATTAGCCTGAAGTTGCAAGCCGCTGTTGATGGCTTTGCGATCCATGACTTCTCTGACGGATTCAGTCTACACCAAGAGATATTACCAGAGGTAAGCATTCGGATTGGCGAATGGTCAAGTTTAGCACCTGTAGATATTGCGCCTCGAATTTGGGATGCTACGGCAGCCATGGCGGATCGAATGGCTTACTGGGCAGACAACAATTGGACGATTCAAACCGAGTCGGACTTAAATCGGTATACTTTTAGCGTTGCAGGTGCGGTGGGATTGTTACTCTCCGACTTATGGACTTGGTATGATGGGACGCAGACCAACCGGATGCAGGCGGTTGGGTTTGGTCGAGGCTTACAAGCGGTCAACATTCTCCGTAACCACACCGACGATTTGGCGCGTGGAGTAGACTTTTATCCCGAAGGTTGGAGTAAAGATGCGATGCAAGCCTATGCACGTCGCAATTTAGCCCTTGCCGATGCCTACACTAACGCGCTTCCAGAAGGTCCGGCTTTGACGTTTTGTCAAATTCCCTTATTGTTGGCTCACGGCACCTTGGATGCATTGAGTAACGGCAAGGAGAAGCTTAGCCGTAGTGATGTGCTGGCTCTCATTGAGCAGGTAGGGAAGCATGAGACAGTGATTGGATAA
- a CDS encoding cyclic peptide export ABC transporter, whose product MNLIYFLLRSSWRMVAIAIVTGFLSGGSSAGLIALIGYAMGSGVASASRAIAWGFAGLALVALLTSILARVVLIHLSQNAIFQLQMRLSRQILATELSHLEKLGFPRLLATLTEDVQAISNAVYVIPFLCINVAIVAGSLVYITWLSWKVFLIVVVLSVIALGSCRVLLKRGRQLIALAREEQDQLFNHFRTITEGVKELKLNYQRRQDFLTQDLQVTATNFRRHNTEGLTLFATTDSWGKLIFFFAIGLVLFVLPNLIVIDLQTLAGYVLTFTYLIGPMDNIVNKLPLISKANVALQKIETLGFSLTSCHEVAMIPPEFKSSWQSLEFKGVTHTYQREQEDINFTVGPINLTLRPGELLFIIGGNGSGKSTLAKLITGLYIPETGEIRLDGQLINQQNREWYRQHFSVVFSDFYLFDRLVGFNPADVDLQAQDYLKQLQLDRKVKVEQGKLSTTALSQGQQKRLALLTAYLEDRPIYLFDEWAADQDPLFKEIFYTQFLPQLRDKGKTVLVISHDDHYFYLADRMIKLDYGMVEFDKRSHP is encoded by the coding sequence ATGAATTTAATTTACTTTCTCCTGCGTTCTTCCTGGAGAATGGTGGCGATCGCAATTGTCACCGGTTTTTTGAGTGGGGGTAGTAGTGCGGGTTTGATTGCGCTGATCGGTTATGCGATGGGTAGTGGTGTGGCTTCCGCCTCAAGAGCGATCGCGTGGGGTTTTGCTGGATTGGCGCTGGTTGCACTCCTCACCAGTATCTTAGCGAGGGTGGTGCTGATTCACCTGTCCCAAAATGCCATCTTCCAACTGCAAATGCGCCTGAGTCGTCAAATTCTCGCCACGGAGTTAAGCCATCTGGAAAAGCTGGGTTTTCCCCGACTGTTAGCAACCCTCACGGAAGATGTGCAAGCGATTTCTAATGCTGTTTATGTCATTCCTTTTCTTTGCATTAATGTTGCCATTGTTGCGGGAAGCTTAGTCTATATCACTTGGCTATCCTGGAAAGTCTTTCTGATTGTTGTGGTGTTGTCGGTGATTGCATTAGGCAGCTGTCGGGTGCTGCTCAAACGCGGAAGACAATTGATTGCCCTCGCCCGCGAAGAACAAGACCAACTGTTTAACCACTTCCGCACCATTACCGAAGGAGTGAAAGAACTCAAACTTAACTATCAACGCCGTCAAGATTTCCTCACCCAAGATTTGCAAGTTACAGCAACTAACTTCCGCCGTCATAATACCGAGGGTCTAACTTTATTTGCCACTACCGATAGCTGGGGTAAACTCATCTTTTTCTTCGCGATCGGTTTAGTCCTATTCGTGCTGCCAAATCTCATCGTAATCGATTTGCAAACTCTCGCCGGCTACGTCTTGACCTTCACGTATTTAATCGGCCCCATGGATAATATTGTTAACAAACTTCCCCTGATTAGTAAAGCTAATGTGGCTTTACAGAAGATTGAAACATTAGGTTTTTCGCTCACGAGTTGCCATGAAGTGGCGATGATTCCACCTGAGTTCAAGTCATCCTGGCAAAGCTTGGAATTCAAAGGTGTGACTCATACCTATCAACGAGAGCAAGAAGATATCAATTTTACCGTTGGCCCGATTAACCTAACGCTTCGCCCTGGAGAATTACTGTTCATCATTGGCGGCAATGGCAGTGGTAAATCAACCCTAGCAAAGCTGATTACCGGACTCTATATTCCAGAAACAGGAGAAATTCGGTTAGATGGACAACTTATTAATCAACAAAATCGGGAATGGTATCGCCAACACTTTTCCGTGGTTTTCTCTGATTTCTATCTATTTGATCGACTTGTGGGGTTTAATCCAGCGGATGTAGATCTACAAGCTCAAGATTATCTCAAACAACTCCAACTCGACCGCAAAGTTAAAGTTGAACAGGGAAAACTTTCGACCACTGCCCTCTCTCAAGGACAGCAGAAACGATTGGCGTTACTAACCGCCTATTTAGAAGATCGACCGATTTATCTATTTGATGAGTGGGCGGCAGATCAAGACCCCTTATTTAAGGAAATCTTCTACACACAGTTTCTACCCCAACTCAGAGATAAGGGCAAAACGGTACTCGTTATCAGCCATGATGACCACTATTTTTATTTAGCAGACCGCATGATAAAACTGGATTATGGCATGGTGGAGTTTGACAAGCGATCGCACCCATAA
- a CDS encoding glycosyltransferase: MGQVQIPGEKRLPSFSIVLETENLANADLKGLSQSLASLADQDLAPTHANEVWLIDSGDAPAKLLEQLCEQYPWIKVHQVPVGTGYYKAKMLGAEISTGEIVVYFDSDCSYETNWLRNILIPFTQGDEVQLVAGETMTRGLGVYGTAMVLAYIFPPYSREQNLTPTSQYFLNNVAFRREFLLKHPIPIELPLYRGNCAIHAHELCQQGYTLWRQPQARAMHAPPSSLSHWFWRFLLIGHDYYWQNTLLTKGNVAKGSYRDSMAGIKEKLGIFRDRFGKMLAHEPRHLIYLPFAVPVALITSALVALGYFITSWKLSTAWQKSVTR; the protein is encoded by the coding sequence ATGGGACAGGTACAGATACCAGGAGAGAAGCGGTTACCCAGTTTTTCAATCGTCTTAGAAACAGAAAACTTGGCGAATGCCGATCTTAAGGGTTTGTCTCAGTCTTTGGCATCACTGGCAGATCAAGATCTCGCGCCAACCCATGCCAATGAGGTTTGGCTGATTGATAGCGGCGATGCTCCCGCCAAGCTGCTAGAGCAACTTTGTGAACAATACCCCTGGATTAAAGTCCATCAAGTTCCTGTGGGGACTGGCTATTACAAAGCCAAGATGTTGGGTGCTGAAATCTCTACAGGAGAAATTGTGGTTTACTTTGATTCGGATTGTAGCTATGAGACGAACTGGTTAAGAAACATCCTGATACCCTTTACTCAAGGAGATGAGGTTCAACTTGTAGCTGGGGAAACGATGACACGGGGATTAGGAGTGTATGGAACCGCAATGGTACTCGCGTACATCTTTCCCCCCTATTCCAGAGAGCAAAACCTGACTCCAACCTCTCAATACTTCCTGAATAATGTGGCGTTTCGGCGTGAGTTTTTGCTGAAGCATCCTATTCCGATCGAGCTTCCTCTGTATCGCGGTAATTGTGCCATTCATGCTCACGAACTTTGTCAGCAAGGGTACACTCTTTGGAGACAGCCACAAGCGAGGGCAATGCACGCTCCACCATCAAGTTTATCCCATTGGTTTTGGCGGTTTTTGCTGATTGGTCATGATTATTATTGGCAGAATACTTTGTTGACTAAAGGGAATGTGGCTAAAGGGAGCTATCGGGATTCAATGGCTGGGATAAAGGAGAAGTTAGGCATTTTTCGCGATCGTTTCGGGAAAATGCTAGCACATGAACCCCGTCACCTAATTTATCTGCCTTTTGCTGTTCCAGTTGCGTTGATTACTTCCGCTTTAGTGGCTTTGGGTTATTTTATTACTTCTTGGAAGCTGAGTACAGCGTGGCAGAAATCAGTGACCCGATGA
- a CDS encoding two-partner secretion domain-containing protein has product MVKSCQGWSERFGVAAGAMRGAISCGVASLLAFSGNQVLAQVTSDGTLNTQVEVNGNTYNITNGTRVGGTNVFHSFGSFSVPVGGSVNFTDVASFTNIFGRVTGGTPSDIQGTIRSVGSANLFLINPSGIIFGPNARLDIGGSFVGTTANAIRFPGGGEFSMTSPVTPGDTLLAVNPSALFFNQTPAGAIVNQSIAPNSTDSTLKDGLRVPDGQNLFLVGGDVRLENGGTVRALGGRIELGGLAGTGEVKIEELTTGSNPQLNFPNVGLTFPDGVTRANVSLTNGAIVDVVALGGGDIAINAQNIDVSGDSFVCAGLGTTASSCDTPSTSFGSSNPKAGNIVIDASGAVNIRQSRIENNVNPGATGNSDNIFDVIASGNFSKLFGSILISTGSLSILDGASVSTSTFGNGNAGLVFVDASDSVTVSGYRGEQRSRIASAVVNGAVGDAGGILIRTGSLSLTDYSLLNSSTAGIGNAGAVVVEADGAVSLVNDSIIFNNVEAGGKGASGLIDITAESLSLLNGSQLQTLARDVEIGSAGSVKINVRDTVTISGLGNPAFGNQGEALPSAIFSSIGSGVTGNAGNIQISTRVLSLSDGGKIDTSLGGFGTAGSIFIKATDSISLANEAQIRTVIEQGATQSAGSSNPFAGGVVDALLGKGGDITGTILMSTGTLSLTDGSRLETSTQGNGNAGAVVVAARDEVSLKGGVISSAVGEQATGNAGAILMEVGSLSIASTSTNAAGLTTETDGQGDAGLIYVVADKDISIRGEENGNEVGISTEVAQGSASIGGAILLGARSLFLRDGAKVSVDNQGSGVAGDILISTREDIILRDQSSIRALSASGQGGNIFLASGDFLVLVNRSQVSTQVGAGDGGDVTVDTRYIITAPFNDNNISAFAQSGAGGAIDITANRLYDIRERVDVLVSNDIDATARSGVDGTVTSNVLNADPTQGLSNLPANPIDPTTLIAETCAPRGGIAERQKNQFIVTGRGGLPPDPNAAFPGEAVVNDLAIPEEGEPNTTDEPNSTNPDSPNLVATTSPPEADIVEAQGWVYAKNGDIIFTAQAPTKASAPVTPNNPMLKPASTCNAF; this is encoded by the coding sequence ATGGTGAAGAGCTGTCAGGGTTGGAGTGAGCGATTCGGCGTTGCGGCTGGGGCAATGAGGGGAGCGATTTCCTGTGGAGTAGCTTCGCTTCTAGCATTTTCCGGAAATCAGGTTTTAGCTCAGGTGACTTCCGATGGCACGTTGAACACGCAAGTAGAAGTCAACGGAAATACCTATAACATTACAAATGGCACACGGGTTGGCGGCACCAATGTGTTCCACAGCTTCGGCAGTTTTAGCGTACCGGTGGGCGGGAGTGTTAATTTTACAGATGTCGCTAGCTTCACGAATATTTTCGGGCGAGTTACCGGTGGCACTCCATCGGATATTCAGGGAACGATTCGATCCGTAGGTAGCGCCAATCTCTTTTTAATCAATCCCAGTGGAATTATCTTTGGCCCTAATGCTCGGTTAGATATTGGTGGCTCATTTGTGGGTACAACCGCAAACGCGATTCGCTTTCCTGGCGGTGGTGAGTTCTCCATGACTTCACCTGTTACTCCGGGTGATACGTTGCTAGCGGTCAATCCTTCTGCACTGTTTTTCAATCAAACTCCAGCGGGTGCGATCGTTAATCAGTCCATCGCACCCAATTCTACTGATTCCACCCTAAAAGATGGTCTACGAGTGCCTGACGGTCAGAATTTGTTTCTGGTGGGCGGTGATGTCAGATTAGAGAATGGTGGAACCGTGAGAGCGCTCGGTGGTCGCATTGAGTTGGGAGGATTGGCTGGAACTGGGGAAGTCAAGATTGAAGAACTAACCACTGGCAGCAACCCGCAATTAAATTTTCCCAATGTGGGATTGACGTTTCCCGATGGCGTAACCAGAGCGAATGTCTCACTCACCAATGGTGCAATCGTTGATGTCGTTGCTCTAGGCGGTGGCGATATAGCGATCAACGCTCAGAATATAGATGTTTCGGGAGACAGTTTCGTTTGTGCAGGGCTAGGAACAACGGCATCTTCTTGTGATACCCCAAGCACAAGTTTTGGGTCATCTAACCCAAAGGCAGGAAATATTGTAATTGATGCTTCAGGAGCGGTGAACATCAGGCAGAGTCGCATTGAAAACAATGTTAATCCTGGCGCGACTGGTAATTCTGACAATATATTTGATGTCATCGCTAGCGGAAATTTCTCTAAGCTCTTTGGCTCCATCCTCATCAGTACTGGGTCACTGTCGATACTGGATGGCGCTAGCGTGAGTACTAGTACCTTTGGAAATGGAAATGCCGGACTCGTATTTGTGGATGCTAGCGATTCTGTCACTGTTTCAGGCTACAGAGGAGAGCAAAGGAGTAGAATTGCTAGTGCTGTCGTGAATGGAGCTGTGGGCGATGCTGGCGGTATTTTGATCCGAACGGGTTCGCTTTCCTTAACGGATTATTCCCTGCTCAATAGCAGTACGGCTGGAATAGGAAACGCTGGTGCTGTGGTTGTCGAGGCCGATGGAGCCGTTTCACTCGTTAACGATAGTATCATCTTCAATAACGTGGAAGCTGGGGGTAAAGGTGCTAGTGGCTTAATTGACATCACCGCCGAGTCACTTTCCTTACTCAATGGCTCTCAACTGCAAACTCTAGCTCGGGACGTTGAAATAGGCAGCGCTGGAAGCGTAAAGATTAATGTCCGCGATACGGTCACGATTAGTGGACTAGGCAATCCCGCTTTCGGTAATCAAGGAGAGGCTTTGCCCAGTGCCATTTTCAGCAGTATAGGGTCTGGAGTTACTGGCAATGCGGGTAACATTCAAATCAGCACTCGCGTTCTGTCCTTAAGTGACGGTGGAAAGATAGACACCAGCCTGGGTGGATTTGGGACAGCCGGAAGTATTTTTATTAAAGCGACAGACTCTATCTCTCTAGCAAACGAAGCTCAGATTAGGACTGTTATTGAACAAGGTGCCACGCAGAGCGCAGGCTCTAGCAATCCTTTTGCTGGCGGTGTCGTTGATGCTCTCTTGGGCAAGGGGGGTGATATCACTGGCACAATCTTGATGTCTACCGGGACGCTTTCCTTAACAGATGGTTCTCGATTAGAAACCAGTACTCAGGGAAACGGTAATGCTGGAGCTGTAGTTGTAGCGGCTCGCGATGAAGTTTCTCTTAAAGGAGGAGTCATTAGTAGTGCTGTTGGCGAACAGGCTACAGGTAATGCTGGCGCAATTTTGATGGAAGTTGGGTCACTCTCCATTGCGAGTACCTCTACTAATGCGGCTGGATTAACGACTGAGACTGATGGGCAGGGAGATGCTGGACTGATATACGTGGTCGCTGACAAGGATATTTCCATCAGAGGGGAAGAGAATGGCAATGAAGTCGGCATCAGTACTGAGGTGGCACAAGGAAGCGCAAGCATTGGTGGTGCTATTCTCCTTGGCGCTAGGTCACTATTTCTCCGAGATGGTGCCAAAGTGAGTGTAGACAATCAAGGCTCAGGTGTTGCAGGTGATATTCTAATTAGTACTCGCGAAGACATTATTCTCAGAGATCAGTCAAGCATCAGAGCGCTCTCAGCCTCCGGTCAAGGTGGAAACATTTTTCTAGCCTCAGGAGACTTCTTAGTCTTGGTAAACCGTAGTCAGGTCTCCACTCAGGTCGGTGCTGGAGATGGTGGTGATGTTACGGTTGACACCCGATACATCATCACTGCTCCGTTCAACGATAACAATATCAGTGCTTTTGCTCAATCTGGAGCAGGAGGAGCGATTGATATTACAGCCAATCGCCTCTATGACATTAGGGAACGAGTCGATGTTCTTGTGAGTAATGACATTGATGCCACAGCTAGGTCTGGAGTTGATGGGACTGTGACCAGTAATGTCCTCAACGCCGACCCCACTCAAGGATTATCCAACCTACCCGCCAACCCCATCGACCCCACGACTCTAATTGCAGAAACCTGTGCTCCCCGTGGTGGTATCGCCGAGAGGCAAAAAAACCAATTTATTGTCACCGGACGCGGCGGTTTACCCCCTGACCCCAATGCGGCCTTCCCCGGTGAGGCAGTGGTCAATGATTTGGCAATCCCGGAGGAGGGAGAACCCAATACTACAGATGAACCCAATTCCACCAACCCCGACAGTCCTAATCTGGTAGCAACCACTTCCCCTCCAGAGGCAGACATCGTCGAAGCTCAAGGCTGGGTCTATGCCAAAAATGGCGATATCATCTTTACCGCTCAAGCCCCAACAAAGGCTTCAGCCCCGGTAACTCCTAACAATCCCATGCTCAAACCCGCATCTACCTGTAATGCTTTTTAA
- a CDS encoding ShlB/FhaC/HecB family hemolysin secretion/activation protein — MSPAQAQRVDPAVVAGNSDDIQLHNDRKNQWLGIVFDNKDSGQLIATPENSPFSQEKKIFTTTSNPSLHFTPLAQLPTFPPGQDTPPLPSDITPQRPTQPLPEPSPPPSIPASEDLLQSPPPTPTTPEPVPGEVPETINIERFEFEGNTVISDEELAEATAKYTNRPLPFGEVFEVRSVITELYRKRGYITSGAIIPPQRFRMAQGVVKIQVVEGGLESIEIRGTRRLNPEYIRSRLALAAGKPLNRSQLIEGLQLLQLDPLIQNLSAELTAGTRQGSSLLIVQVEEAKTLHLDLSLNNNRSPTIGTFERRLDFTQANLRGQGDSLNIGYSNTNGSNTLDATYTYPLNPRNGTLSFSTSFTLSNVVESPFNRIDLDANSRYFALTWRQPLQRSLSEEFAIGASLTNQKSKVTIFDVPVRLSPGTEEDGSTTVTALRFFQEWTQQSNRHVFGVRSQFSLGLGFLGGTVNEDAPDSNFLAWRGQVQWVRLLAPETLLIVRGDLQLTTNALLRLEQFGLGGQDTIRGYRQNVFLSDYGALASAEIRIPIMRLPRQNALLQVAPFLDVGAVWNSSGNPDPEPDPNFLASVGLGLRFQMSDRLSARVDFGIPLIDVISSEKTLQEKGLYFSIGYRIF, encoded by the coding sequence ATGTCGCCGGCTCAAGCGCAAAGGGTTGACCCTGCCGTTGTCGCCGGGAATTCGGATGACATTCAATTACACAACGACCGTAAAAATCAGTGGTTAGGAATAGTTTTCGACAATAAAGATTCAGGGCAACTGATAGCCACTCCTGAAAACTCGCCCTTTTCACAGGAAAAGAAGATATTCACGACCACTTCTAATCCTTCCCTTCACTTCACCCCACTTGCCCAGCTTCCCACATTCCCCCCTGGACAAGATACACCGCCCCTTCCCTCGGATATCACTCCCCAAAGACCCACTCAACCCCTGCCAGAACCGTCGCCCCCGCCTTCAATCCCGGCTTCAGAAGACTTACTTCAGTCCCCCCCTCCAACACCGACAACACCTGAACCCGTCCCCGGTGAAGTCCCTGAAACCATTAACATTGAACGATTTGAGTTTGAGGGCAATACGGTCATCAGTGATGAAGAACTCGCTGAAGCCACCGCCAAATATACCAACCGCCCCCTGCCCTTTGGGGAAGTCTTCGAGGTGCGTTCTGTCATCACCGAACTCTACAGGAAACGGGGTTACATCACCTCTGGTGCCATCATCCCGCCCCAACGGTTTCGCATGGCACAAGGGGTGGTGAAAATCCAAGTGGTGGAAGGGGGATTAGAATCCATTGAAATCAGAGGCACGCGGCGGCTCAATCCTGAGTATATTCGCAGTCGGCTTGCCCTAGCGGCGGGTAAACCTTTAAATCGAAGTCAGCTGATTGAAGGGCTACAACTGCTGCAACTTGACCCCTTAATTCAAAACCTATCGGCTGAATTAACAGCGGGGACACGTCAGGGGTCGAGTTTGCTCATCGTACAAGTCGAAGAGGCGAAAACTCTCCATCTTGACCTGTCTCTGAATAATAACCGCTCGCCTACGATTGGCACGTTCGAGCGTCGATTGGACTTTACTCAAGCCAACTTGCGGGGACAAGGGGATAGTCTCAATATCGGCTATAGCAATACCAATGGCAGCAATACCCTGGATGCCACGTACACCTACCCCCTCAACCCCCGGAATGGCACCCTCAGCTTCAGCACCAGTTTCACACTGAGTAATGTCGTCGAGTCTCCCTTCAACCGGATTGATTTGGATGCCAATTCGCGTTACTTTGCGCTAACTTGGCGTCAACCCCTCCAGCGCAGCCTTTCTGAGGAATTTGCCATTGGCGCATCGCTGACGAATCAGAAAAGTAAAGTCACCATTTTTGATGTTCCCGTCAGACTTTCCCCAGGAACAGAAGAAGATGGCAGTACTACTGTTACCGCCTTGCGCTTTTTCCAGGAATGGACGCAGCAAAGCAACCGTCATGTCTTTGGCGTTCGCTCCCAATTCAGTCTCGGACTCGGTTTCTTGGGGGGTACGGTTAACGAAGATGCTCCGGATAGTAACTTTTTGGCTTGGCGGGGTCAGGTTCAGTGGGTGCGTCTTTTGGCTCCCGAAACCTTGTTAATTGTACGAGGAGACTTGCAATTAACAACTAACGCACTGTTGCGATTAGAGCAGTTTGGACTCGGTGGTCAAGATACTATCCGGGGTTATCGTCAAAATGTATTCCTCTCCGATTATGGGGCATTGGCTTCGGCAGAAATTCGCATCCCCATTATGCGTCTCCCCCGACAGAACGCACTTTTGCAAGTGGCTCCCTTCCTCGATGTTGGAGCCGTCTGGAACAGTTCAGGAAATCCCGACCCTGAACCCGATCCCAATTTTCTGGCCTCTGTGGGACTCGGTTTAAGGTTCCAAATGAGCGATCGCCTTTCGGCTCGTGTTGATTTCGGTATTCCCCTAATTGATGTGATTTCTAGTGAAAAAACCTTACAGGAAAAAGGTTTATATTTCTCTATCGGTTACCGCATTTTTTAA